In Alkalihalobacterium alkalinitrilicum, a genomic segment contains:
- a CDS encoding prepilin peptidase — translation MIFIDIYVILIGLLLGSFFNVVAIRLLNKKSIAFPPSHCPHCKHKLSVLDLVPVFSYVFLKGKCRYCQTKISPLYPFGELLTATSIFIVYKFVGLQLELIPALLLTVLLVISVLTDIRKQLILDVVTLPMLGVLIISHLFIGTEPFWYYLLGGVVGFALLLLIAIVSRGGMGGGDVKLYAAIGVALGPWMTVMSLVLASFVGTVIGVLLLALGIVKRKQPIAFGPFIFIGTLLAYLFGQDIWNWYINFLW, via the coding sequence GTGATTTTCATAGATATATATGTCATTCTAATAGGATTATTACTCGGCTCCTTCTTCAACGTTGTAGCCATCCGTCTATTAAATAAAAAATCAATCGCCTTCCCTCCTTCTCATTGTCCACATTGCAAACACAAATTATCGGTATTAGATTTAGTTCCTGTCTTCAGTTATGTATTTCTAAAAGGCAAATGTCGTTATTGTCAAACAAAAATATCACCTTTATACCCATTCGGTGAACTTTTAACAGCTACATCGATTTTTATCGTGTATAAATTTGTCGGTCTACAACTAGAGCTAATTCCAGCACTTCTCCTAACTGTTTTACTTGTCATTTCTGTATTAACTGACATTCGTAAACAACTTATTCTAGATGTAGTAACGTTACCAATGCTTGGTGTACTTATCATTTCTCACCTATTTATAGGTACAGAACCATTTTGGTACTATTTACTTGGTGGGGTTGTTGGTTTTGCATTGTTACTACTCATTGCCATCGTTAGTCGAGGTGGAATGGGTGGTGGTGATGTAAAGCTGTATGCGGCGATTGGTGTCGCGTTAGGACCATGGATGACGGTGATGAGTCTCGTTTTAGCATCATTTGTCGGTACGGTCATTGGTGTACTACTATTGGCACTTGGCATCGTGAAGCGTAAACAACCGATTGCGTTTGGGCCGTTTATCTTTATTGGAACGCTTTTAGCTTATTTATTTGGACAGGATATTTGGAATTGGTATATTAACTTCTTATGGTAA
- a CDS encoding sensor domain-containing diguanylate cyclase: MTKKVKKSLWIIWLVMTVIFITAFEQYALSLLVENKMELLSLFILAGITALFPIQYKGYSFVLFQWVSLASFLLYGLFIEIIVTQFALVISLIVMKINRENLYRIPLNSIMFYITSLSSAGIYYLMVGLSLPSALEVIVPLAAYVGTFLFVNHVLIYSIRNYLVKVKTKFIDKGTVWELSTAALVLPMSIILVMLYQEIGYTASGMVAVAFIGISIMLKVYRRSERMNERLKKVNELGIELSSTWEVQETAHLFVKKMKELFKNNYIYIYTVEDRMLKLLASYQEQPSEILSIEKTVDSITEKAYRKKKGVVYQKRSQWPGPERLLLKGAHSVMIVPIIQHSEIKGVITIAVSEKNAYKKQDVTLVEILANFLGVAMDNARHYEQTIKESERCSLTDLYNYRSFERTLIEEYERSIIQNEKLAVILLDLDHFKSVNDTYGHQAGNEVLCQLAKLMENIIGDDGSVARYGGEEFVIMLTNTNLTNAHKIAEQLRSQIANNSFNIHNDLNHGEKKIIHVTASIGFAISDKEETNPVSLVRQADRAMYTGAKQKGRNRVALYRDDCEVVKNVDFLADTLTR, from the coding sequence GTGACAAAGAAAGTAAAAAAATCTTTATGGATTATTTGGTTAGTAATGACGGTCATCTTTATTACAGCGTTTGAACAATATGCTCTCTCTTTGCTTGTTGAAAATAAAATGGAGCTTCTATCTTTATTTATTTTAGCAGGTATTACCGCCCTATTCCCAATCCAATACAAAGGATATTCCTTCGTTCTATTCCAATGGGTATCTCTCGCAAGTTTTCTACTGTATGGTCTTTTTATTGAAATAATTGTCACGCAATTCGCACTAGTTATTTCATTGATTGTTATGAAGATTAATCGAGAAAACTTGTACCGAATTCCTCTAAACTCAATCATGTTTTATATAACGTCACTTTCGTCAGCGGGAATTTATTATTTGATGGTTGGACTTTCACTACCAAGCGCTTTAGAAGTAATCGTACCATTAGCCGCGTATGTCGGCACATTTTTATTTGTAAACCATGTGTTAATTTATTCAATTCGCAATTATTTAGTTAAAGTCAAAACGAAGTTTATTGATAAAGGAACCGTTTGGGAACTCTCAACAGCTGCCCTCGTTTTGCCCATGAGTATCATTTTGGTCATGCTTTACCAAGAAATTGGTTATACAGCATCTGGAATGGTTGCCGTAGCTTTTATCGGCATATCGATTATGTTGAAAGTGTACCGAAGAAGTGAACGAATGAATGAACGACTAAAAAAAGTAAATGAGCTCGGCATTGAGTTAAGTAGTACGTGGGAAGTACAAGAAACCGCTCACTTATTTGTGAAAAAAATGAAAGAGTTATTCAAAAACAACTATATTTATATATATACGGTTGAAGACAGAATGTTAAAGTTGTTAGCTTCATATCAAGAACAACCGAGTGAAATTTTATCAATCGAAAAAACAGTTGATTCGATCACAGAGAAAGCCTACCGAAAGAAAAAAGGAGTTGTCTACCAAAAGCGCAGTCAATGGCCAGGACCGGAGCGACTTCTGTTAAAAGGAGCGCATTCTGTTATGATTGTCCCGATTATTCAACATAGTGAAATAAAAGGAGTTATCACAATTGCTGTCAGTGAAAAAAATGCATATAAAAAACAAGATGTCACGTTAGTTGAGATTCTCGCCAATTTTCTCGGTGTTGCTATGGATAACGCCCGCCATTACGAACAGACGATAAAAGAAAGTGAGCGTTGTTCACTAACCGACCTCTACAACTATCGATCATTTGAACGAACATTAATTGAAGAATATGAACGAAGCATCATTCAGAATGAAAAACTAGCTGTTATTTTATTAGACCTCGATCACTTTAAATCGGTCAATGATACGTATGGTCACCAAGCAGGAAATGAAGTACTCTGTCAATTGGCAAAATTAATGGAGAACATCATAGGTGATGATGGCTCTGTAGCCCGTTACGGTGGCGAAGAGTTTGTGATCATGTTAACCAATACAAATCTAACGAATGCACATAAGATAGCCGAACAATTGCGAAGTCAAATTGCCAATAACAGTTTCAATATTCATAATGATCTTAATCATGGTGAGAAAAAGATCATTCACGTTACAGCGAGTATCGGTTTCGCCATAAGTGACAAAGAAGAAACCAATCCCGTTTCACTCGTCCGTCAAGCCGACCGCGCCATGTATACGGGTGCTAAACAAAAAGGAAGAAATCGTGTAGCGCTGTATAGGGATGATTGTGAAGTCGTAAAAAATGTAGATTTTTTAGCGGATACTTTAACGAGATAA
- a CDS encoding ATP-grasp domain-containing protein: protein MNGWLIYPEAEAIRNEAFINWVIEEGEKLNLSIQLFLRENFQLGIIDSNLTITYKGKKIDLPNFAIVRVMDPFFSKQLELLDIPVFNSSFVSEVCNHKAKTHQIIAQLSVPTVDTIFLQRFSGERSSIPFPFPVILKEAEGRGGKQVVLISDENDFIQNVDAFVGRDVVVQRPAGTTGKDLRVFVIGDEIIAAVLRSSETDFKANFTLGGSAHLYTLSDSEKQIIYTIIDEFEFDFVGIDFLFDEEGNLLFNEIEDVVGSRTLSATSDINIVELYLHHIIRKLKKD, encoded by the coding sequence ATGAACGGCTGGCTCATTTATCCAGAAGCAGAAGCGATTAGAAACGAAGCCTTTATTAATTGGGTGATTGAAGAAGGAGAAAAACTAAATCTATCCATCCAGTTATTTTTACGGGAAAACTTTCAGCTAGGCATTATTGATTCAAACTTAACGATAACTTATAAGGGAAAAAAAATCGATCTACCTAATTTTGCTATTGTTCGTGTCATGGATCCTTTTTTTAGTAAACAACTAGAGTTGTTAGACATCCCAGTATTTAATTCTTCTTTCGTTTCTGAGGTTTGTAACCATAAAGCAAAAACCCATCAAATTATTGCCCAATTATCTGTTCCGACTGTTGATACGATCTTTTTACAGCGCTTTTCTGGTGAACGTTCTTCCATTCCATTTCCTTTTCCTGTGATCTTAAAAGAAGCCGAAGGTCGTGGTGGTAAGCAAGTGGTCCTTATTTCTGATGAAAATGATTTCATACAAAATGTGGATGCTTTTGTTGGACGTGACGTCGTTGTCCAACGACCAGCAGGTACGACCGGGAAAGATTTACGTGTGTTTGTCATTGGTGATGAAATTATTGCCGCGGTGCTGCGAAGTTCAGAAACTGATTTCAAAGCTAATTTTACACTCGGTGGTTCTGCTCACCTGTACACATTATCTGATTCTGAAAAACAGATCATCTATACGATTATTGATGAGTTTGAGTTTGATTTTGTCGGCATTGACTTTTTATTCGATGAAGAAGGTAATCTATTATTTAATGAGATTGAAGATGTTGTCGGAAGCCGAACGTTAAGTGCAACGTCTGACATTAATATTGTTGAACTGTATTTACACCATATTATTCGTAAATTAAAAAAGGACTGA
- a CDS encoding type II secretion system protein, with translation MRALIQKRLKNQRGLTLIELLVVIVILGIIAAIAVPALMGQRESAAENTNAQTLKIAEDAFQRYSVVNGEEPTLKSQLVGDYLESWPKCADGTDLPAAEVADTPLAITECQ, from the coding sequence ATGAGAGCACTTATTCAAAAACGTCTTAAAAACCAACGCGGTTTAACACTAATCGAGTTACTAGTAGTAATTGTTATTTTGGGGATTATTGCAGCGATAGCGGTACCAGCACTAATGGGGCAACGTGAATCTGCGGCAGAAAATACAAATGCGCAAACTTTAAAAATAGCAGAAGATGCTTTTCAAAGGTATTCTGTGGTAAATGGAGAAGAACCAACATTAAAGTCTCAACTTGTTGGTGATTACTTAGAAAGTTGGCCAAAGTGTGCTGATGGAACTGATCTTCCTGCTGCAGAAGTAGCAGACACTCCTTTAGCGATTACTGAATGTCAATAG
- the pilM gene encoding type IV pilus biogenesis protein PilM: MLFNNKYSGIDFREKRVTFATVRMDKQLPVLQEVYETELTDSIVVAGKVQEKGLLATSLRSYLQQNKNVSKHAHLAIPTQHSLIRKINSLPDVGEPELAKLLHFQIGESIHLPFEEPLYDFVKIGSILPETKQETSNDSGEEDEFTLEELTKSVEKELQGPRSEILFFATSRQLSEGLLEVCEDAGYKPLTAELRALALQRLLMYTHPNWLKGTEMILDVSNDSVDIHIFKEELIVFSRTMEMNRNDYFNSLNSASEDVLSFNSDTFTVHEEIAATTERPKNFQEDAYLDDLLNEIQKAQNFYRYSLGERDSEFDRIIVTGENTKLIFSRLVERLPNEVVQIDYSSIVDFGFMQHDLLDSCSVAIGLAMRGNEKGEKKKK; encoded by the coding sequence ATGTTATTCAACAACAAATACTCAGGCATTGATTTTCGCGAAAAACGAGTGACGTTTGCGACGGTGAGAATGGACAAGCAGCTTCCTGTACTTCAGGAAGTGTATGAAACGGAATTAACGGACTCCATCGTTGTAGCTGGGAAAGTTCAAGAAAAGGGCTTGCTTGCGACGTCACTTCGTAGTTATTTACAACAAAATAAAAACGTATCAAAGCATGCTCATTTAGCGATACCGACGCAGCATTCGTTAATTCGCAAAATCAACTCCTTACCTGATGTAGGAGAGCCTGAGCTTGCGAAGTTGCTTCACTTTCAAATTGGGGAATCGATTCATCTTCCGTTTGAAGAGCCACTTTATGATTTTGTAAAAATTGGATCGATTTTACCTGAAACAAAACAGGAGACAAGTAACGACTCAGGAGAAGAGGATGAATTCACGTTAGAAGAATTAACTAAAAGCGTTGAAAAGGAACTGCAAGGTCCGCGAAGTGAAATTTTATTTTTTGCGACCTCTCGTCAGTTATCAGAAGGTTTGCTTGAAGTTTGTGAGGATGCAGGATATAAACCGTTAACGGCGGAATTACGAGCTTTAGCGTTACAACGGTTGTTGATGTATACACATCCGAATTGGTTAAAAGGAACTGAGATGATCTTGGATGTTTCTAATGATTCAGTTGATATTCACATATTTAAAGAAGAGCTGATCGTCTTTTCTCGTACGATGGAAATGAATCGCAATGACTATTTTAATAGTTTAAATTCAGCTTCTGAAGACGTCCTATCCTTTAATTCGGATACGTTTACCGTTCATGAGGAAATTGCCGCTACGACTGAAAGACCCAAGAACTTCCAAGAGGATGCCTATCTTGATGATTTACTCAATGAAATTCAAAAGGCGCAAAACTTTTATCGATATTCGTTAGGAGAACGAGATAGTGAATTTGATCGTATCATCGTGACGGGTGAAAATACTAAACTCATTTTTTCTCGTTTAGTTGAGCGGCTCCCGAATGAAGTTGTTCAAATAGATTACAGCTCGATAGTTGATTTTGGATTTATGCAACATGATTTACTTGATAGTTGCAGTGTTGCGATTGGTCTTGCCATGCGTGGGAATGAAAAAGGAGAAAAGAAAAAGAAGTAG
- a CDS encoding type IV pilus modification PilV family protein encodes MNNQKGITLIELLVTIVILGIIVIPILTLMTNAFTNTVSQGRETQTLYFAQQVIEEVRVNSYPSALKDEIIYGTCSPNSGCTEINIAQLEPPLLGDTEVLYEISFSELSDVTDDEERNQILAASFFEVEVTVKSNAPNSQDVSLVTVVKKQP; translated from the coding sequence ATGAATAATCAAAAAGGAATTACATTAATTGAGTTACTCGTAACGATTGTTATATTGGGGATTATTGTAATTCCTATTCTCACGTTAATGACCAATGCCTTTACGAACACGGTTTCTCAAGGAAGAGAAACGCAAACTCTTTATTTTGCTCAGCAAGTGATCGAAGAAGTGAGAGTCAATTCGTACCCAAGTGCTTTAAAGGATGAAATAATTTACGGCACTTGTTCCCCTAATAGTGGCTGTACGGAAATTAACATAGCTCAACTTGAACCGCCTTTGTTAGGAGATACAGAAGTACTTTATGAAATCTCATTTAGTGAGTTATCTGACGTAACTGATGATGAGGAAAGAAATCAGATATTAGCAGCTAGCTTTTTTGAAGTAGAAGTAACCGTAAAATCAAACGCACCAAACAGTCAAGATGTTTCTTTAGTTACGGTGGTGAAAAAGCAACCATGA
- a CDS encoding GspE/PulE family protein produces MAIQKRRRLGDLLVEAGVITEDQLMEALHEQKATKNRLGDQLVQMNFVDEQQIIEVLEFQLGIPHINLYKQKIDPKIIGIINEELARRYQLLPVKRTGDRLMIAMADPLDYFAIDDIRLSTGFEIEPAIAKKDELRLAINRYYGMQKSIDQMLKDINSNDDEELLLEVQQSDDSPVAKMINQLISQAVQVGASDIHFDPLETDTVIRFRVDGVLRPERTLPKNMHNVLVSRVKILSDLNIAEKRLPQDGRFKMDIDLRKIDLRVSCLPTIFGEKIVMRLLDTGNVLLGIDRLGFSEVNQTNFKKMLKQAYGILLVTGPTGSGKSTTLYSALSNINSEDVNIITVEDPVEYQLRGINQVQVNSSIGMTFAAGLRSILRQDPDIIMVGEVRDSETAEIALRSAMTGHLVLTTLHTNDAVSAISRLIDMGVEPFLVSSALTGVVAQRLVRRVCPSCAASYELTDKERQLFASRGIETTKIVKGQGCATCNSTGYKGRMAIHETVLIDDFLREMITKKASDSEYRHYVEQKGFVAMFEDGLMKVAKGYTTLDEVFRVTVGE; encoded by the coding sequence ATGGCCATACAAAAACGTAGACGGTTAGGCGATTTGCTCGTTGAAGCAGGTGTTATTACAGAAGACCAATTGATGGAAGCTCTTCATGAACAAAAGGCGACGAAAAATCGTTTAGGTGACCAGCTCGTTCAAATGAATTTCGTCGATGAACAGCAAATTATTGAGGTTCTCGAGTTTCAACTTGGTATTCCTCATATTAATTTATATAAACAAAAAATCGATCCCAAAATCATTGGAATTATTAATGAAGAATTAGCACGTCGCTACCAACTGCTTCCTGTAAAACGAACAGGAGACCGTCTTATGATTGCGATGGCAGATCCACTCGATTATTTTGCAATTGATGACATTCGCTTAAGTACAGGATTTGAAATTGAGCCAGCGATTGCAAAAAAAGATGAGCTTCGGTTAGCAATCAATCGTTATTACGGCATGCAAAAGTCAATTGATCAAATGTTAAAAGATATTAATTCAAATGATGATGAAGAGCTTTTACTTGAAGTTCAACAGTCGGACGATTCTCCTGTTGCGAAAATGATTAATCAGCTCATTAGTCAAGCGGTTCAAGTCGGTGCGAGTGACATTCACTTTGATCCATTAGAAACAGATACAGTCATTCGGTTTCGTGTAGACGGTGTGCTTCGTCCTGAACGTACGCTCCCGAAAAATATGCACAATGTTCTTGTTTCAAGGGTGAAAATTTTATCGGATTTAAATATCGCCGAAAAACGACTGCCTCAAGATGGACGTTTTAAGATGGATATTGACCTTCGTAAAATAGACCTGCGTGTTTCTTGTTTACCAACTATTTTTGGCGAAAAAATCGTTATGCGACTTTTAGATACAGGAAATGTTTTATTAGGAATTGATCGTTTAGGTTTCTCTGAAGTAAATCAAACCAATTTCAAAAAAATGTTAAAGCAAGCATACGGAATTCTTTTAGTTACGGGACCTACAGGAAGCGGAAAATCAACTACGTTGTATTCAGCTTTATCTAATATCAATTCAGAAGATGTGAATATCATTACTGTTGAAGATCCTGTTGAGTATCAGTTAAGAGGAATTAACCAAGTTCAAGTAAATTCAAGTATTGGCATGACGTTTGCTGCAGGTCTGCGTTCGATTTTACGACAAGATCCAGATATTATCATGGTCGGGGAAGTCCGTGACTCAGAAACCGCTGAAATTGCATTGCGATCGGCGATGACAGGACATTTAGTCTTAACGACTCTTCATACGAATGATGCGGTAAGTGCTATTAGCCGTTTGATTGATATGGGAGTTGAACCATTTCTTGTTTCTTCAGCATTGACGGGTGTTGTTGCACAACGGCTTGTTCGGCGTGTTTGTCCTTCGTGTGCAGCGTCTTATGAATTAACGGACAAAGAGCGACAATTGTTTGCTTCAAGAGGGATAGAAACAACGAAAATTGTAAAAGGGCAAGGCTGTGCAACATGTAATAGTACGGGATATAAAGGTCGAATGGCGATTCACGAAACGGTACTAATTGATGATTTTTTACGTGAAATGATTACGAAAAAAGCATCGGATTCAGAGTATCGTCACTACGTCGAGCAAAAGGGCTTTGTCGCTATGTTTGAAGATGGATTAATGAAAGTAGCTAAAGGTTATACGACGTTAGATGAAGTCTTTAGAGTAACTGTTGGAGAGTAG
- a CDS encoding type IV pilus twitching motility protein PilT, whose product MNKLLYFAFQNGASDLHITVDTTPIVRINGKLKKVGSQILTQEITLSLAKQITTESQFEKFQQTSEFDFSYTLEDACRFRVNLFKQMGAIGIVCRVINSKVPTLEDLKLPDIVKYFARQTQGLLLVTGPTGSGKSTTLAAIINYINDNMSKHILTLEDPIEYLHHHKKSIINQREIGQDSQSFSIGLRAALRQDPDVILVGEMRDLDTIHTAITAAETGHLVLGTLHTTTASQTVHRIIDVFPGEQHQQIRMQLASTLSGVISQRLMPTADERGRTAALEILVSNPAVANLIRSDKIHQILTILETSRSSGMQTINMAVLDLVNKGIVTRAVADEFVPGWDKHE is encoded by the coding sequence ATGAATAAACTTTTATATTTTGCTTTTCAGAACGGAGCTTCCGATTTACACATCACAGTTGATACGACACCGATCGTTCGAATAAACGGTAAGTTGAAAAAAGTTGGCTCACAGATATTAACACAAGAAATAACTCTCAGTTTAGCGAAGCAAATTACGACGGAAAGCCAATTTGAAAAGTTTCAACAAACGAGCGAATTCGATTTTTCTTATACGCTTGAAGATGCATGTCGTTTTCGTGTGAATTTATTTAAACAAATGGGAGCAATCGGTATTGTTTGTCGTGTCATTAATAGTAAAGTACCGACGCTTGAAGATTTAAAACTACCAGACATCGTTAAATATTTTGCAAGACAAACCCAAGGACTCCTACTTGTTACAGGTCCTACTGGAAGTGGTAAGTCAACAACACTGGCGGCGATCATTAATTATATTAATGATAATATGAGTAAACATATTTTAACATTAGAAGATCCAATTGAGTATTTACATCATCATAAAAAAAGTATTATTAACCAGCGTGAAATTGGACAAGATAGTCAATCGTTTTCCATCGGTTTACGTGCTGCTCTTCGTCAAGACCCAGACGTTATTCTAGTCGGTGAGATGCGTGATTTAGACACGATTCATACGGCAATCACGGCAGCGGAGACAGGTCATTTAGTACTCGGTACGCTTCATACGACAACGGCGTCTCAAACCGTTCATCGGATTATTGACGTATTTCCTGGAGAACAGCACCAACAAATTCGGATGCAATTAGCGAGTACGTTATCAGGCGTGATTTCTCAACGACTTATGCCGACAGCTGATGAAAGAGGACGTACAGCGGCATTAGAAATTTTAGTGAGTAATCCTGCGGTCGCTAACTTAATTCGTTCAGATAAGATCCATCAAATCTTAACAATCTTAGAAACGAGTCGAAGTAGTGGCATGCAAACGATCAACATGGCGGTGTTAGATCTCGTCAATAAAGGTATTGTTACGCGGGCAGTTGCTGATGAATTTGTACCAGGCTGGGATAAACACGAGTAA
- a CDS encoding bifunctional folylpolyglutamate synthase/dihydrofolate synthase, whose translation MKPSFEEIITLIQNRNIIQLGLENMTGFLEEIGNPHRKLKVIHIAGTNGKGSTLNFIREMLLEAGYQVGTFTTPAVFSYEEQISINKDPISKENFVEVFQHLTPPRETFEQREQVVLTEFECLTAMMFYFFAEVRPVDFVLVETGVGGRLDATNVTMPLLTVITNIGRDHMQLLGESKEDIANEKAGIIKRGVPLITAEEDEAILANFKQHTADKKAKLYALHHDFAISDREVGKANQSFSFVSPFRKVDSLQLSMLGEHQAKNAALALMTVDYLKTYQALMIKEDDIRKALKNATWKGRFEKVSERPLIYVDGAHNREGVAALASMLQDHFQEKNINVLFAATKEKEIEAMLSPLYEIVNEISFTSFEFPRAALATDLFQQSSFTNKRLVEDWQDEIEHQLSTLKEGDLFLITGSLYFIGQVKTFIIEHQRDHK comes from the coding sequence ATGAAACCATCATTTGAAGAAATCATCACATTGATTCAAAACCGAAACATTATTCAACTCGGCTTAGAAAATATGACAGGGTTTTTAGAGGAAATTGGAAATCCTCATCGAAAACTTAAAGTTATCCATATTGCGGGAACGAACGGTAAAGGCTCTACACTCAATTTTATAAGAGAAATGTTGCTAGAAGCTGGTTATCAAGTGGGAACTTTTACAACGCCAGCCGTCTTCAGCTATGAAGAGCAAATTTCCATCAATAAAGATCCGATAAGTAAAGAGAATTTTGTTGAGGTGTTTCAACATTTAACTCCTCCTCGCGAAACATTTGAACAGCGTGAACAAGTTGTGCTGACAGAATTTGAATGTTTAACCGCGATGATGTTTTACTTTTTTGCAGAAGTTCGGCCTGTTGATTTTGTACTCGTCGAAACAGGAGTAGGAGGAAGACTAGATGCAACGAACGTTACGATGCCTTTATTGACCGTCATTACGAATATTGGGAGGGACCATATGCAGTTGCTCGGTGAATCGAAAGAAGATATTGCTAATGAAAAAGCAGGGATCATCAAACGAGGTGTCCCACTGATTACCGCAGAAGAAGACGAGGCGATATTGGCGAATTTTAAACAACATACCGCCGATAAAAAGGCAAAGCTATATGCATTACATCATGACTTTGCCATTAGTGATCGTGAAGTAGGCAAGGCTAACCAATCGTTTTCGTTTGTATCCCCATTTCGAAAAGTAGATAGCCTCCAACTTTCCATGCTCGGCGAACATCAAGCGAAAAACGCTGCTCTAGCTTTAATGACCGTAGATTACTTAAAAACGTATCAAGCCCTCATGATCAAGGAAGATGATATTCGAAAGGCCTTGAAGAATGCAACTTGGAAGGGACGTTTTGAAAAAGTAAGCGAGCGTCCTCTCATTTATGTAGACGGTGCTCATAATCGTGAAGGAGTAGCTGCATTAGCGAGTATGTTACAGGACCACTTTCAAGAAAAAAACATTAACGTATTGTTTGCGGCGACAAAGGAAAAAGAAATTGAAGCGATGCTCAGTCCTTTATATGAAATCGTTAATGAAATTAGCTTTACTAGTTTTGAATTTCCACGAGCCGCATTAGCAACCGATTTATTTCAACAATCTAGTTTTACAAATAAACGGTTAGTCGAAGATTGGCAGGATGAGATCGAACACCAACTCTCTACGTTAAAAGAGGGTGACTTATTCCTTATAACAGGTTCTTTATATTTTATCGGACAAGTTAAAACGTTTATTATCGAACACCAAAGAGATCATAAATAG
- a CDS encoding PilW family protein — protein MRNQRGITLVELLLTITIMSMISIPVYMLVNSTLKVHQQTSIDNQLQHEARFISQYMSEKIRDGAQIYNTPGKWELRKDGEVFIRYDEVTKEVFLKDSGHLLSNQVESFDVTPEPAEDPVKYNISLSLQNRDQSYRLQLTVYNNAYSRYKK, from the coding sequence ATGAGAAATCAACGAGGTATTACTTTAGTCGAGTTACTTTTGACGATTACCATTATGTCAATGATTTCTATTCCTGTTTATATGTTAGTAAATAGTACATTGAAAGTCCATCAACAAACGAGTATTGATAATCAACTGCAACATGAAGCGCGGTTTATCTCGCAATATATGAGTGAAAAAATTCGCGATGGAGCACAAATTTATAATACTCCTGGAAAATGGGAGTTAAGAAAAGATGGAGAGGTATTTATCCGCTATGATGAGGTTACAAAAGAAGTTTTTCTTAAAGATAGTGGCCATCTATTATCGAATCAAGTAGAAAGTTTTGATGTAACACCTGAGCCAGCCGAAGACCCTGTCAAATACAATATATCCTTATCGTTACAAAATCGAGACCAGTCATATCGATTGCAGTTAACCGTTTATAATAATGCGTACTCACGTTATAAAAAATGA
- a CDS encoding ATP-grasp domain-containing protein has protein sequence MSQYKGWIIYNGSLKENKFLDFAKWVQEAASRHQIQTTLIKNDELVITIEDGNSSIKGPYEGEHPDFVVFADKDIRLAKQLETLGIPLFNSAQSIENCDDKTLMYQVLADHQLPIPKTILSPMRFFPVEDADASYYREIANELGYPFVMKEAFGSFGQQVYLIDTFETFFTKVKQLGTTPFVIQQLIEASYGKDIRLNVVGNQVVASMLRQSTTDFRANVSAGATMEPYQPTAEEVELAVRCSKVMGTDFAGVDLLFGEDGERYVCEVNSNAHIRNIYDCTGINVADWMIEYILGKLKGAS, from the coding sequence ATGAGTCAATATAAAGGTTGGATCATTTATAACGGAAGCTTAAAGGAAAACAAATTTTTAGATTTTGCCAAGTGGGTTCAAGAAGCAGCCAGTCGTCATCAAATCCAGACAACGCTTATCAAAAACGATGAACTCGTCATTACGATTGAAGACGGCAACTCTTCCATTAAAGGGCCTTATGAAGGCGAACACCCTGACTTTGTCGTGTTTGCAGATAAAGATATTCGCCTCGCAAAGCAGCTCGAAACACTTGGAATTCCTTTGTTCAACTCTGCACAGTCGATCGAAAACTGTGATGATAAAACCCTAATGTATCAAGTATTAGCAGACCATCAATTACCGATCCCGAAAACAATTCTTTCACCGATGCGCTTTTTTCCTGTTGAAGATGCCGATGCTTCTTACTATCGTGAGATCGCGAATGAACTTGGGTATCCATTTGTTATGAAGGAAGCCTTTGGATCGTTCGGTCAACAAGTATATCTTATTGATACCTTCGAAACTTTTTTCACCAAAGTGAAGCAATTAGGTACGACCCCCTTTGTTATTCAACAATTAATTGAAGCGAGTTATGGAAAAGATATTCGCTTGAACGTTGTCGGTAATCAAGTCGTTGCGTCGATGCTCAGACAATCCACCACCGATTTCCGTGCGAATGTGAGTGCAGGTGCAACAATGGAACCTTATCAACCGACTGCTGAAGAAGTGGAACTGGCGGTAAGATGTTCAAAAGTTATGGGAACCGATTTTGCGGGTGTTGATTTATTATTCGGTGAAGATGGTGAACGCTACGTATGCGAAGTGAATTCTAATGCACATATTCGCAATATTTATGACTGTACTGGAATTAATGTGGCGGATTGGATGATCGAATATATCCTTGGAAAGCTAAAAGGTGCGTCCTAA